Proteins from a genomic interval of Bradyrhizobium sp. CCGB01:
- a CDS encoding DUF4142 domain-containing protein yields MKQTILAFALLTVIGAPALAQSVGEKTGVNSTLGIAPRTKDFIKEAAMSDMTEIEAAKIAEQKGNADEKKFAEMMVTDHTKTSSELKSMVPDNLKAAIPASLDDSSQKEIAKLRDAKPDDFASTYDPMQVSAHKDAVSLFERYANGGEDPKLKDWAGKTLPALKHHLEMAQNLDKNRK; encoded by the coding sequence ATGAAACAGACAATCCTCGCATTCGCTCTGCTGACCGTTATCGGCGCGCCCGCCCTGGCTCAGTCGGTCGGCGAGAAGACAGGCGTGAACTCTACCCTCGGGATCGCTCCCAGGACGAAAGACTTCATCAAGGAAGCCGCCATGAGCGACATGACGGAGATCGAGGCGGCCAAGATCGCGGAGCAGAAGGGCAACGCCGACGAAAAGAAGTTCGCCGAAATGATGGTAACGGATCATACGAAAACCAGCAGCGAGCTGAAGTCCATGGTGCCTGACAACCTGAAGGCTGCCATTCCCGCGTCGCTGGATGACTCGTCGCAGAAGGAGATCGCGAAGCTCCGCGATGCGAAGCCGGACGACTTTGCGTCAACCTACGACCCGATGCAGGTCAGCGCGCACAAGGACGCGGTGTCGCTGTTCGAGCGCTACGCGAACGGTGGTGAAGATCCCAAGCTGAAGGACTGGGCGGGCAAGACGCTGCCGGCTCTGAAGCATCACCTCGAAATGGCGCAGAACCTCGACAAGAACCGAAAGTAA
- a CDS encoding LysR family transcriptional regulator, whose amino-acid sequence MEWSDVRIFLAVVRSGTLGGAARSLRTSHPTVGRRLRALEQAIGHTLFQRTADGLVLTEEGHGIIALAEQMEEGALAMERRLAGREQNLKGNLRISSTDWFGAYVLPPILADFSNAYPNVDVEILTGTRRFSLAQREAEVAFRAAPFDTADVIQRRLFRLEYGVYIAQEAADPKYGDGTGFRLIAPSTPHFPDIAWLIESFPNARPVLRSNNRNVQGRMCREGVGIAVLPCVVGNQIPGIRRLDLPTLPLARDIWMGYHRDLRRLGRLRAFISTVSDHLVNATA is encoded by the coding sequence ATGGAATGGAGTGACGTAAGGATCTTCCTCGCTGTTGTGCGATCCGGCACGCTCGGCGGTGCCGCGCGTTCGCTTCGGACGAGCCATCCGACCGTCGGCAGGCGCCTACGCGCACTCGAGCAGGCAATCGGTCACACGCTCTTCCAGCGCACAGCGGACGGTCTTGTTCTGACCGAAGAGGGCCACGGAATCATCGCCCTGGCCGAGCAAATGGAAGAAGGCGCGCTGGCCATGGAGCGCCGGCTTGCGGGGCGGGAGCAGAATCTCAAAGGCAATCTTCGCATTTCATCAACGGACTGGTTCGGGGCCTATGTCCTGCCTCCCATCCTGGCGGATTTCTCGAACGCATACCCCAATGTCGACGTTGAGATCCTGACCGGCACGCGCCGGTTCAGCCTCGCCCAGCGGGAGGCCGAAGTCGCTTTTCGTGCCGCTCCGTTCGACACTGCCGATGTCATTCAGCGGCGGCTCTTCAGGCTCGAATACGGCGTCTACATCGCGCAGGAGGCGGCTGATCCCAAATATGGCGATGGGACTGGTTTCCGGCTGATCGCGCCATCCACGCCCCACTTCCCCGACATCGCGTGGCTCATCGAGAGTTTCCCCAACGCGAGACCGGTCCTGCGATCGAACAACCGCAACGTCCAAGGGCGCATGTGCAGGGAAGGCGTCGGCATCGCCGTCCTGCCTTGCGTGGTCGGCAATCAGATCCCCGGTATCCGTAGACTGGACCTGCCGACGCTGCCGCTAGCGCGAGACATTTGGATGGGATACCACCGAGACCTACGGCGCCTTGGGCGGCTTCGCGCGTTCATTTCGACGGTATCGGACCATCTCGTGAACGCGACTGCCTGA